From a region of the Sinorhizobium sp. B11 genome:
- the lepA gene encoding translation elongation factor 4 has product MARMSTNSTTPLSHIRNFSIVAHIDHGKSTLADRLIQTTGGLAEREMSEQVLDNMDIERERGITIKAQTVRLHYKANNGETYVLNLIDTPGHVDFAYEVSRSLSACEGSLLVVDASQGVEAQTLANVYQAIDNNHEIVTVLNKIDLPAAEPDRIKEQIEEVIGIDASEAVLISAKTGLGIPDVLEAIVHKLPAPKSPGGEKAPLKALLVDSWYDTYLGVMVLVRVIDGVLSKGQTVRMMGTDAKYQVERVGVLTPKMVNVDSLGPGEIGFITASIKEVADTRVGDTITEDKRPTAEALPGFKPAQPVVFCGLFPVDAADFEDLRAAMGKLRLNDASFSFEMESSAALGFGFRCGFLGLLHLEIIQERLEREFDLDLIATAPSVVYQLTMTDGSERELHNPADMPDVVKIAEIREPWIKATIMTPDDYLGGILKLCQDRRGIQTELTYVGTRAMVTYDLPLNEVVFDFYDRLKSISKGYASFDYHLEGYREGNLVKMSILVNGEPVDALSMLVHRAAAEKRGRDMCERLKELIPKHMFKIPIQAAIGSNVIARETISALRKDVTAKCYGGDATRKRKLLEKQKEGKKRMRQFGKVEIPQEAFIAALKMGDE; this is encoded by the coding sequence ATGGCGCGCATGAGCACCAATTCGACGACTCCGCTATCCCATATCCGCAACTTTTCGATCGTGGCCCATATCGACCACGGCAAATCGACGCTTGCTGACCGCCTGATCCAGACGACCGGCGGCCTTGCCGAGCGCGAAATGTCCGAGCAGGTGCTCGACAATATGGATATCGAGCGCGAGCGCGGCATCACCATCAAGGCCCAGACCGTGCGCCTGCACTACAAGGCGAATAACGGCGAAACCTATGTGCTGAACCTCATCGACACGCCCGGCCACGTCGACTTCGCCTACGAAGTCTCGCGGTCGCTGTCGGCCTGCGAAGGTTCGCTTCTCGTCGTCGATGCGTCGCAGGGCGTGGAAGCCCAGACGCTCGCCAACGTCTATCAGGCGATCGACAACAATCACGAGATCGTCACCGTTCTCAACAAGATCGATCTGCCTGCGGCCGAACCCGACCGCATCAAGGAACAGATCGAGGAAGTGATCGGCATCGATGCGTCCGAGGCCGTGCTGATCTCGGCCAAGACCGGCCTCGGCATTCCCGACGTACTGGAAGCGATCGTCCACAAGCTGCCGGCGCCGAAGAGCCCGGGCGGCGAGAAAGCACCGCTCAAGGCGCTGCTCGTCGATAGCTGGTACGACACCTATCTCGGCGTCATGGTTCTCGTGCGCGTTATCGATGGCGTGCTCTCCAAGGGCCAGACTGTCCGCATGATGGGCACTGATGCCAAGTATCAGGTCGAGCGCGTCGGCGTGCTGACGCCGAAGATGGTCAATGTGGACAGCCTCGGCCCGGGCGAGATCGGCTTCATCACCGCCTCGATCAAGGAAGTGGCCGATACACGCGTCGGCGATACGATCACCGAAGACAAGCGCCCGACCGCCGAGGCCCTGCCGGGCTTCAAGCCGGCACAGCCGGTCGTCTTCTGTGGCCTGTTTCCGGTTGATGCGGCCGATTTCGAAGACCTGCGCGCCGCGATGGGCAAGCTTCGCCTCAACGACGCCTCCTTCTCCTTCGAAATGGAAAGCTCGGCCGCTCTCGGCTTCGGCTTCCGCTGCGGCTTCCTCGGCCTGCTGCATCTCGAAATCATCCAGGAACGCTTGGAGCGCGAGTTCGACCTCGACCTGATCGCGACGGCGCCTTCCGTCGTCTATCAGCTGACGATGACCGACGGCAGCGAGCGTGAGCTGCACAACCCGGCCGACATGCCCGATGTCGTCAAGATCGCCGAGATCCGCGAGCCGTGGATCAAGGCGACGATCATGACGCCTGACGATTATCTCGGCGGCATCCTGAAACTCTGCCAGGACCGTCGCGGCATCCAGACCGAGCTGACCTATGTCGGCACCCGCGCGATGGTGACTTATGATCTGCCACTCAACGAAGTCGTCTTCGACTTCTACGATCGCCTCAAGTCGATCTCGAAGGGCTATGCGTCTTTTGACTATCACCTCGAAGGCTACCGCGAAGGCAATCTCGTGAAGATGTCGATCCTCGTCAACGGCGAGCCGGTCGACGCGCTCTCGATGCTGGTGCATCGCGCAGCCGCCGAAAAGCGCGGTCGCGACATGTGCGAGCGGCTGAAGGAGCTGATCCCGAAGCACATGTTCAAGATCCCGATCCAGGCGGCGATCGGCAGCAACGTCATTGCCCGCGAAACCATCTCGGCGCTGCGCAAGGACGTGACGGCCAAATGCTACGGCGGCGACGCCACCCGCAAGCGCAAACTTCTGGAAAAGCAGAAGGAAGGCAAGAAGCGCATGCGCCAGTTCGGCAAGGTGGAAATCCCGCAGGAAGCGTTTATCGCGGCGCTCAAGATGGGTGACGAGTAA
- the tenA gene encoding thiaminase II, translated as MDGIAQGTETAESFTTAAWDRIKPIMAEIERLPLLERLSDGTLPPEVFRHYILQDAIYLKHYARCLAIVAAKAPDNAQVLRFLGSAQKAITVEQGLHAGFLTQFGISSADVTAAEPSPSCFAYTNFLLATAYHSSYAVALSAILPCFWIYWHVGEGIKSRPAIEGNVFQAWINTYGDPQFAAGAREVIALTDIAARAASPTEHQQMMDAFVRASQYEWMFWDSAWRLETWPV; from the coding sequence ATGGACGGTATTGCGCAAGGCACTGAGACGGCGGAAAGCTTCACAACTGCCGCCTGGGACCGGATCAAGCCGATCATGGCCGAGATCGAGCGATTGCCGCTGCTGGAGCGGCTTTCGGATGGCACGCTGCCGCCGGAGGTTTTCCGCCACTATATCCTGCAGGACGCGATCTACCTGAAGCATTATGCCCGCTGCCTTGCGATCGTCGCCGCCAAAGCGCCCGATAATGCGCAGGTGCTGCGCTTTCTTGGGTCGGCGCAGAAGGCGATCACCGTGGAGCAGGGCCTGCATGCCGGTTTCCTGACGCAGTTCGGCATTTCCAGCGCCGATGTGACGGCGGCCGAGCCCTCGCCCTCGTGCTTTGCCTATACGAATTTCCTGCTGGCGACGGCCTATCACAGCTCTTACGCGGTGGCGCTTTCGGCCATCCTGCCCTGCTTCTGGATCTACTGGCATGTCGGCGAAGGCATCAAGAGCCGGCCGGCGATCGAGGGCAATGTGTTCCAGGCCTGGATCAACACCTATGGCGATCCGCAATTTGCAGCCGGTGCGCGTGAAGTGATTGCCTTGACCGATATCGCCGCGCGGGCTGCCTCGCCGACAGAGCACCAGCAGATGATGGACGCCTTCGTGCGCGCCTCCCAATATGAATGGATGTTCTGGGATTCGGCCTGGCGACTGGAGACCTGGCCGGTCTGA
- a CDS encoding XRE family transcriptional regulator, with protein MEQELEQAIGLRIRTLRTEKGLTLDHLATASGVSRAMISRIERAEASPTASLLARVCAALGLSLSEFFADKGQEASPLSRRQDQQVWRDPETGYMRRAVSPPGTSSDVDIVDVEFPAGARVSFPPHAASRGMTQHVWLFDGELEMTVGEIVHRLKPGDCLFMPVGDGHVFHNPGHAPARYCVVLARGDH; from the coding sequence GTGGAACAGGAACTCGAGCAGGCAATCGGCCTTCGCATTCGCACGCTGCGGACGGAAAAAGGGCTGACACTGGATCATCTCGCTACTGCTTCCGGCGTGAGCCGCGCGATGATCTCCCGCATCGAGCGGGCGGAAGCGAGCCCCACGGCTTCGCTGTTGGCGAGGGTCTGTGCCGCGCTTGGCCTGTCGCTTTCAGAGTTTTTTGCCGATAAAGGGCAGGAAGCGTCGCCGCTATCGCGTCGCCAGGATCAGCAGGTCTGGCGCGATCCCGAAACCGGCTATATGCGCCGCGCCGTCTCGCCGCCGGGTACATCCTCGGATGTCGATATCGTTGATGTCGAATTTCCGGCCGGTGCGCGCGTCAGCTTCCCGCCGCATGCCGCCAGCCGCGGCATGACCCAGCATGTCTGGCTCTTCGATGGCGAGCTGGAGATGACCGTCGGCGAGATCGTTCATCGTCTCAAGCCCGGCGACTGTCTCTTCATGCCGGTCGGTGACGGCCATGTCTTTCACAATCCGGGTCATGCGCCGGCACGCTACTGCGTCGTGCTGGCCCGCGGCGACCACTAA
- a CDS encoding GNAT family N-acetyltransferase, which yields MPTIRLLSAAEAHAAIPDLCEVLADCVNGGASVGFMQPYTPGDAEPYWRSVAEAVADGATLLFGAEVDGKIVGTVQVGAAQMPNQPHRGDLKKLLVHRSARGHGLARLLMDMAEREAARRGKTILVLDTATGSDAEAIYPRLGWERVGVIPDYALWPEGGLCATTFFYKRVA from the coding sequence ATGCCGACTATCCGTCTTCTCTCTGCCGCCGAGGCACACGCTGCTATTCCCGACCTCTGCGAGGTGCTTGCCGATTGCGTCAATGGCGGCGCCTCGGTCGGCTTCATGCAGCCCTATACACCTGGGGATGCCGAACCCTACTGGCGTAGTGTCGCCGAAGCCGTGGCCGATGGCGCCACCCTGCTCTTCGGCGCTGAAGTTGATGGCAAAATCGTCGGCACGGTGCAGGTCGGCGCTGCCCAGATGCCGAACCAGCCGCATCGCGGCGATCTGAAAAAGCTGCTTGTTCACCGCTCCGCTCGCGGCCATGGCCTGGCGCGTCTGCTGATGGACATGGCCGAACGAGAAGCGGCCCGTCGCGGCAAGACGATTCTCGTCCTCGACACGGCAACCGGCAGCGATGCTGAAGCCATCTACCCGCGTCTCGGCTGGGAGCGTGTCGGTGTCATTCCCGATTATGCGCTCTGGCCTGAAGGTGGCCTGTGCGCCACAACCTTCTTTTACAAGCGCGTGGCCTGA
- a CDS encoding histone deacetylase family protein — protein MRVIYSEDHKLRDAKTELHDGQLVTPFEAPFRAEWILAAVKDAGFTDVVAPQAHGLETARKVHDPAYLEFLATVWDRWVAAGYKGEAIANSFPIRRSSQRIPENIVGAIGHYANAADTSITKGSYEAAVASMRCAMTGADWLNAGNRFAFALCRPPGHHAGIDLFGGYCFINNSGVAAQRLLDHGAKRVAVLDVDFHHGNGTQDLFYRRGDVFTASLHGDPIHAFPYFLGHADEDGEGQGEGANRNYPLAYGTTFDVWSSALADALSRIKAFGAEAVVVALGVDTFERDPISFFKLKSEDFIRMGELISAAGLPVVACMEGGYGVPEIGLNVANVLKGLEA, from the coding sequence GTGCGCGTCATCTATTCCGAAGACCACAAGCTGCGTGATGCGAAGACAGAACTGCATGATGGCCAGCTTGTGACGCCCTTCGAGGCGCCGTTCCGGGCGGAATGGATTCTTGCCGCGGTGAAGGATGCAGGTTTCACGGATGTTGTTGCGCCTCAGGCGCATGGCCTGGAAACTGCGCGCAAGGTACACGATCCCGCCTATCTGGAGTTCCTGGCGACGGTGTGGGATCGCTGGGTGGCGGCTGGATATAAGGGCGAGGCGATCGCCAATTCCTTCCCAATCCGCCGCAGCAGCCAGCGCATACCGGAAAACATCGTCGGCGCGATCGGCCATTATGCCAATGCCGCCGATACGTCCATCACCAAAGGATCCTACGAGGCAGCCGTTGCCTCGATGCGCTGTGCGATGACGGGCGCGGATTGGCTGAACGCCGGCAACCGCTTCGCCTTCGCGCTCTGCCGCCCGCCCGGCCACCATGCCGGCATCGATCTCTTCGGTGGCTATTGTTTCATAAACAATTCCGGTGTGGCGGCCCAGCGACTGCTGGATCATGGCGCGAAGAGGGTCGCCGTGCTCGACGTCGATTTCCATCATGGCAACGGCACGCAGGATCTCTTCTATCGCCGCGGCGATGTCTTCACCGCCTCGCTGCACGGCGATCCAATCCACGCCTTTCCCTATTTTCTTGGCCATGCCGACGAGGACGGCGAAGGGCAGGGCGAAGGCGCCAATCGCAACTACCCGCTGGCTTATGGCACCACATTCGATGTCTGGTCATCAGCTCTTGCCGATGCGCTCTCCCGCATCAAGGCTTTCGGTGCCGAAGCCGTCGTTGTCGCTCTTGGCGTCGATACGTTCGAGCGCGATCCGATCTCCTTCTTCAAGCTGAAGTCGGAGGACTTCATTCGCATGGGCGAGTTGATCTCCGCCGCCGGCTTGCCGGTCGTCGCCTGCATGGAGGGCGGCTACGGTGTGCCGGAGATCGGCCTCAATGTCGCCAATGTGCTCAAGGGTCTGGAAGCCTGA
- the recX gene encoding recombination regulator RecX, which yields MTDESTPSDIPTPRMLSWARNSTIYRLERRMMTEKQLFDAITRKAKEKFEDISAAQLKAVADFAVKFAYDNKAIDDGAYAEIATRSAVRSGKSKRAIAQKLAVKGVSTDKVEVALEETDDLYAAAIFARKRNFGPFRRVELDEKRKAKELSAFARNGFSFEIGRKVFEMTFEDAEEIIFAGRL from the coding sequence ATGACTGACGAAAGCACTCCATCCGATATTCCGACGCCCCGCATGCTGAGCTGGGCGCGCAACTCGACCATCTATCGCCTCGAGCGGCGCATGATGACCGAAAAGCAGCTCTTTGACGCCATCACCCGCAAGGCGAAAGAAAAGTTCGAGGACATCAGCGCAGCCCAACTCAAGGCCGTTGCTGATTTTGCCGTCAAATTCGCCTATGACAACAAGGCGATCGACGATGGCGCCTATGCCGAGATTGCCACGCGATCGGCCGTGCGCAGCGGCAAGTCGAAGCGAGCGATCGCTCAGAAGCTTGCGGTCAAAGGCGTCTCCACCGATAAGGTGGAGGTAGCGCTCGAGGAAACCGACGATCTCTACGCCGCAGCGATATTCGCCCGCAAACGCAACTTCGGCCCCTTTCGCCGTGTCGAACTGGACGAGAAACGCAAGGCGAAGGAGCTTTCCGCCTTCGCCCGCAACGGTTTCAGCTTCGAAATCGGCAGAAAGGTCTTCGAGATGACCTTCGAAGATGCTGAGGAGATCATCTTCGCTGGCCGCCTCTGA
- a CDS encoding EamA family transporter: MEDRTNAGANALTAEASTAFGGVAAGGLMCLMSMSSIQFGAALSSSAIATYGPVGATWLRLAFAAIILAIAVRPRIFSYSRAQWTSALVLGTTTALMTMSFFSSIERIPLGLAVAIDFLGPLSVATIGYGLSRRLIWPLIAAFGVLALAHDGEGWVGDPLGVLFAFGAGTGWAIYIVLTKKIGASFKGLEGLSMSLMVAAVVATPFGFAGAAPKLDAYGLIEMAGLAILVPLLPYTLELIALRRMPTASFGILMSLEPAIAALAGFVILAQPMTFLQMAGTALVVAASAGATFSARQ, from the coding sequence ATGGAAGACAGAACGAATGCAGGAGCGAATGCGCTGACTGCTGAAGCATCGACTGCATTCGGCGGCGTGGCTGCCGGCGGCCTGATGTGCCTCATGTCGATGTCTTCCATCCAGTTCGGTGCGGCATTGTCCTCCTCCGCCATCGCCACCTATGGGCCAGTCGGCGCCACATGGTTGCGCCTGGCTTTTGCCGCCATCATCCTGGCAATCGCCGTGCGCCCGCGCATTTTCAGCTACAGCCGCGCGCAATGGACAAGTGCCCTGGTTCTCGGCACGACGACGGCGCTGATGACGATGAGTTTTTTCTCGTCGATCGAGCGCATTCCGCTCGGCCTCGCCGTCGCGATCGATTTTCTCGGACCACTTTCCGTCGCGACCATCGGCTACGGATTGAGCCGGCGCCTCATCTGGCCGCTCATTGCCGCTTTCGGCGTTCTGGCCCTCGCCCATGACGGAGAAGGCTGGGTCGGAGATCCCCTCGGTGTTCTCTTTGCATTTGGCGCGGGAACCGGCTGGGCGATCTATATCGTGCTCACGAAGAAGATCGGTGCAAGCTTCAAGGGCCTTGAAGGACTTTCCATGTCGCTCATGGTTGCCGCCGTGGTCGCAACGCCCTTCGGCTTTGCCGGCGCCGCGCCGAAGCTTGATGCCTACGGCCTGATTGAAATGGCGGGCCTCGCCATTCTGGTGCCGTTGCTGCCCTATACGCTGGAACTGATTGCGCTGCGCCGGATGCCGACGGCTTCCTTCGGTATTCTCATGAGCCTGGAGCCTGCCATTGCAGCACTCGCCGGCTTTGTCATTCTGGCGCAGCCCATGACCTTCCTGCAGATGGCAGGAACGGCCCTGGTCGTCGCCGCAAGCGCCGGCGCTACCTTTTCGGCGAGGCAGTAA
- a CDS encoding truncated hemoglobin has product MDNEIQGRAAHIAAIREKAEAEMAAIGIDDAFISRLVETFYGRVLQHAELGPVFDARLSGRWPEHIAKMKSFWSSVAFRSGAYGGKPVQAHLGVANMTPELFPKWLSLFSQTLDDVAPTPEAKAWFMATAERIAKSLTLSLFYNPALDDPTKKTV; this is encoded by the coding sequence ATGGATAACGAGATACAAGGGCGGGCTGCGCATATTGCCGCGATCCGCGAAAAGGCCGAGGCCGAAATGGCAGCGATCGGCATCGATGACGCCTTCATTTCGAGGCTTGTGGAAACCTTCTATGGGCGAGTGCTGCAGCATGCCGAGCTCGGCCCGGTCTTCGACGCCAGGCTTTCCGGCCGCTGGCCGGAACATATCGCCAAAATGAAAAGCTTCTGGTCATCCGTCGCCTTCCGCAGCGGCGCCTATGGAGGCAAGCCGGTTCAGGCGCATCTCGGCGTTGCGAACATGACGCCGGAGCTCTTCCCGAAATGGCTTTCTCTGTTTTCGCAAACGCTTGACGATGTGGCGCCGACGCCGGAAGCCAAGGCGTGGTTCATGGCCACAGCGGAACGGATCGCAAAGAGCCTGACGCTGTCTCTCTTCTACAATCCGGCACTCGACGATCCCACGAAGAAGACGGTCTGA
- a CDS encoding rubrerythrin family protein encodes MLARFFRSPKRSFRSLSEQEILALAIASEEDDARIYLAYAEHLRKEFPASAKVFEDMAEVEDTHRRSLIEMHRQRFGERIPLIRREHVEGFYERKPDWLRANLSLDAIRQEAEAMEEQAYRFYVEAIKQTSDASTRQLLGDLALAEQGHEDIARMLGDKHTPEDVKKEEDETARRQFVLTYVQPGLAGLMDGSVSTLAPIFAAAFATQDTWQTFLVGLSASVGAGISMGFTEAAHDDGKISGRGSPIKRGLACGIMTALGGLGHALPYLIPQFWTATITAAVIVFFELWAIAFIQNKYMETPFLRAAFQVVVGGSLVLAAGILIGNG; translated from the coding sequence ATGCTGGCGCGTTTTTTCAGATCACCGAAACGTTCCTTCCGATCCCTTTCCGAGCAGGAAATTCTGGCGCTTGCCATCGCCTCGGAAGAAGATGATGCGCGGATCTATCTCGCCTATGCTGAGCACCTGCGAAAGGAGTTTCCGGCATCCGCCAAGGTGTTCGAGGATATGGCCGAGGTCGAGGACACGCATCGCCGGTCCCTGATCGAAATGCACCGCCAGCGCTTTGGCGAGCGTATTCCCCTCATCCGCCGCGAGCATGTCGAAGGCTTCTACGAGCGCAAGCCCGACTGGCTGCGCGCCAATCTTTCCCTCGATGCGATCAGGCAGGAAGCCGAAGCGATGGAGGAGCAGGCCTATCGCTTCTACGTCGAGGCGATCAAGCAGACCTCTGACGCCTCCACTCGCCAGCTTCTCGGTGATCTCGCACTTGCCGAGCAAGGCCACGAGGATATTGCCCGCATGCTCGGCGACAAGCACACGCCCGAGGATGTGAAGAAGGAAGAGGACGAGACGGCACGCCGACAGTTCGTACTGACCTATGTGCAGCCGGGCCTCGCCGGTCTGATGGACGGCTCGGTTTCCACGCTGGCGCCGATCTTCGCCGCCGCTTTTGCCACGCAGGATACCTGGCAGACCTTCCTCGTCGGTCTCTCGGCCTCGGTCGGCGCCGGCATTTCGATGGGCTTCACAGAGGCCGCTCACGACGACGGCAAGATCTCCGGCCGCGGCTCGCCGATCAAGCGTGGCCTTGCCTGCGGCATCATGACGGCGCTTGGCGGCCTCGGCCACGCGCTGCCCTATCTTATCCCGCAATTCTGGACCGCGACGATCACCGCCGCCGTCATCGTCTTCTTCGAACTCTGGGCGATTGCCTTCATCCAGAACAAATACATGGAGACGCCGTTCCTGCGCGCGGCCTTCCAGGTCGTCGTCGGCGGCAGCCTCGTCCTCGCAGCCGGTATTCTGATTGGGAATGGGTGA
- a CDS encoding transglutaminase-like cysteine peptidase: protein MRIKGFLVAMMAVFAMAPAAIPAPSKNASMVTGNATSQPVGHYDFCQTHRSECGANRNSGPVAMTGAKWATVRSVNATVNRTITPMTDKEIYGKDEVWAYPTTAGDCEDFALLKRRILIQRGFSPADLLMTVVRKPDGEGHAVLTLRTAEGDFVLDNLAFDVKPWFATPYSFIKRQSSFNAGRWVTIENGRDVLVGALK from the coding sequence GTGCGGATCAAGGGTTTCCTCGTGGCCATGATGGCCGTGTTTGCAATGGCGCCGGCCGCTATTCCGGCTCCGAGCAAAAATGCCTCGATGGTGACCGGCAATGCGACATCGCAGCCGGTTGGTCATTACGATTTCTGTCAGACGCACCGCAGCGAATGCGGTGCCAACCGCAATAGCGGTCCGGTTGCCATGACCGGCGCCAAGTGGGCCACGGTCCGTTCGGTCAACGCGACCGTCAACCGCACGATCACGCCGATGACGGACAAGGAAATCTACGGCAAGGACGAGGTTTGGGCCTATCCGACCACGGCTGGCGACTGCGAGGATTTCGCGCTTCTGAAGCGCCGTATTCTCATCCAGCGCGGCTTCTCGCCCGCGGACCTGCTGATGACAGTCGTTCGCAAGCCTGATGGTGAAGGCCACGCCGTGCTGACGCTGCGCACTGCCGAAGGCGATTTCGTGCTCGACAACCTGGCTTTCGACGTCAAGCCCTGGTTTGCGACGCCCTATAGCTTCATCAAGCGCCAGTCGAGCTTCAACGCCGGCCGCTGGGTTACCATCGAGAACGGCCGCGACGTTCTGGTTGGCGCTCTCAAGTAA